Proteins found in one Pseudopipra pipra isolate bDixPip1 chromosome 19, bDixPip1.hap1, whole genome shotgun sequence genomic segment:
- the TMEM94 gene encoding transmembrane protein 94 isoform X1: protein MLFKQADLWIPNQGKCRKDEMTSSLGLTTKKALTILRDQLSALLEGHQKERKKVTSWKEVWRSSFLYHGNRCSCFHWPGASLMLLAVLLLLCCYGSQPQGSQGAEIVNALALFLLLLLDLLMIGRQERLKCREVERRLQTIIDKINDTLGKEVKWPDSMYPDLHMPYAPSWSLHWAYRDGHLVNLPVSLLVEGDVVALRPGQESFASLRGIKDDEHIVLEPGDLFPPFSPPPSPRGEVKKGPQNPQLYRLFRVLKTPIIDNVRWCLEMALSRPVTALDNERFTVQSVMLKYAVPIVLAGFLITNAVRFIFKAPGIASWQYTLLQLQVNGVLPILPLLFPVLWILATAFGEARVLAQMSKASSNSLLAKFSEDTLSSYTEMVSSQEMIRCIWSHFLCVLKGKSPTLSFTSSLLHSLGSVTVLCCVDKQGILSWPNPSPETVLFFSGKVEPPHDSHEDLTDELSTRSFCHPEMEDEPHERDALLSGPLADTVHMTNEQERNNWSSDPPKPPDGLAHRKPNSRSKHPSGSNVSFSKDTEGGEEEHTQVVGDSEVLACEAEDFVCDYHLEMLSLSQDQQNPSCIQFDDSNWHMHLNSLKPLGLNVLLNLCNASVTERLCRFSDHLCNIALQETHNAVLPVHVPWGLCELARLIGFTPGAKDLFKQENYLALYRLPSDEMVKETILGKLSSITKRRPPLSHMINLFVKDTTTSTEQMFSHGTADIILEACTDFWDGTDIYPLSGSDRKKVLDFYQRACLSGYCSAFAYKPMHCALSSQLNGKCIELVQVPGQSAIFTCCDLPGTTPIKQSSRRNSWSSDGIGEVMEKEDCIQALSGQIFMGMVSSQYQARLDIVRLIDGLVNACIRFVYFSLEDELKSKVFAEKMGLETGWNCHISLTPNGDVPGSEIPPSSPSHAGSLHDDLHQVSRDDVEGLLLMEEEGHSDLISFQPTDSDIPSFLEDCNRAKLPRGIHQVRPHLQNIDNVPLLVPLFTDCTPETMCEMIKIMQEYGEVTCCLGSSANLRNSCLFLQSDISIALDPLYPSRCSWETFGYATSTTLTNVSDELTPLQLSGQLNSLPCSMSFRQEESTSIIRLIEQARHATYGIRKCFLFLLQCQLTLVVIQFLSCLVQLPPILSTTDIVWLSCFCYPLLSISLLGKPPHSSIMTMATGKNLTSIPKKTQHYFLFCFLLKFSLTICSCLICFGFTLHESCKEVNTTSLNLTACSSIMLHSNADGAPDWFGTFSNALLVAQKLTAGLIVLHTVFISITHVHRTKPLWKKSPLSNRWWTLTVAVVLLGQVAQTVLDLKLWENLNSSLTFNHVSISPVSWLLGFLSLVLVVIINEIVKLHEIRVRVRYQKRQKLQFETKLGMNSPF from the exons ATGCTCTTCAAACAGGCCGATCTCTGGATCCCCAACCAAGGCAAATGTCGCAAA GATGAGATGACCTCAAGTTTGGGCCTTACCACAAAGAAGGCCCTCACGATCCTGAGAGACCAGTTGTCAGCACTGCTGGAGGGGCATCAGAAGGAACGGAAAAAAGTGACTTCATGGAAG GAGGTGTGGAGGAGCAGTTTTCTGTACCATGGTAACCGCTGCTCCTGTTTCCACTGGCCTGGTGCATCTCTgatgctgctggcagtgctgctgctgctgtgctgctatGGGAGCCAGCCACAGGGGAG CCAAGGTGCTGAGATAGTTAATGCATTGGcactcttcctcctgctcctcctggatCTCCTCATGATCGGGCGTCAGGAGAGGCTGAAGTGCAGAGAGGTGGAGAGGAGACTTCAGACAATCATTGATAAGATAAACG ATACACTTGGCAAAGAGGTGAAATGGCCAGACTCCATGTACCCTGACCTTCACATGCCTTATGCCCCATCCTGGTCCCTTCACTGGGCCTACAGGGATGGGCATCTTGTCAACCTGCCCGTGAGCCTCTTGGTGGAAGGAGATGTCGTTGCTTTGAGGCCAGGCCAGGAGTCATTTGCTTCTCTGAGAGGGATTAAG GATGATGAGCACATAGTTCTGGAGCCAGGAGATCTGTTTCCACCTTTCTCACCCCCACCCTCCCCAAGGGGAGAAGTGAAGAAGGGACCTCAGAACCCTCAGCTGTATCGTCTCTTCCGGGTCTTGAAGACCCCAATAATTGATAACGTCAG GTGGTGTCTGGAAATGGCTTTGTCACGGCCTGTGACAGCCCTGGACAACGAGAGATTCACTGTGCAGTCAGTGATGCTGAAGTATGCTGTCCCCATTGTGCTG GCTGGATTCCTGATCACCAACGCCGTGCGCTTCATTTTCAAAGCTCCTGGAATTGCTTCTTGGCAGTACACTCTTCTTCAGCTACAG gtgaATGGTGTCTTACCCATCCTTCCGTTGCTCTTTCCCGTCCTGTGGATTCTTGCTACAGCCTTTGGAGAAGCCAGAGTCTTGGCCCAGATGAGCAAGGCCTCATCCAACTCACTG CTTGCTAAGTTTTCAGAGGACACTCTCAGCAGCTACACAGAGATGGTATCTTCTCAG GAAATGATACGCTGTATCTGGAGTCACTTCCTCTGTGTTTTAAAAGGCAAATCCCCAACTCTGAGCTTCACTTCCAGCTTGCTCCACAGTCTGGGATCTGTCACT GTGCTCTGCTGTGTAGACAAGCAGGGGATTCTTTCGTGGCCAAACCCCAGCCCAGAGACTGTTCTATTCTTCAGTGGGAAGGTGGAACCACCTCATGATAGCCATGAAGATCTGACTGATGAGCTCTCTACACGGTCCTTCTGCCATCCTGAGATGGAAGATGAG CCCCATGAAAGAGATGCTTTGCTCTCTGGGCCCTTGGCAGACACAGTCCACATGACCAATGAACAAGAGAGGAACAACTGGTCTAGTGATCCTCCAAAGCCTCCCGATGGCCTTGCCCACCGAAAGCcaaacagcagaagcaaacACCCCTCTGGATCCAATGTGAGCTTTAGCAAGGACACggagggtggagaggaggaGCACACTCAG GTTGTTGGGGACAGCGAGGTGTTGGCTTGTGAGGCCGAAGACTTCGTGTGTGACTACCACCTGGAGATGCTGAGCCTGTCCCAAGACCAGCAGAACCCCTCCTGCATCCAGTTTGATGACTCCAACTGGCACATGCACCTGAATTCCCTGAAACCCCTGGGCCTGAACGTGCTGCTCAACCTCTGCAACGCCAGCGTGACAGAGCGGCTGTGCCGCTTCTCCGACCACCTCTGCAACATCGCCCTCCAGGAAACACACAACGCTGTGCTGCCTGTCCACGTGCCCTGGGGCCTCTGTGAGCTTGCCAGGCTAATAG GTTTCACACCGGGTGCTAAAGATCTCTTCAAGCAGGAGAACTATTTGGCCTTGTACCGCCTGCCAAGTGATGAGATGGTTAAGGAAACAATCCTGGGGAAGCTTTCGTCCATCACCAAGAGGAGACCCCCCCTGAGCCACATGATTAACCTGTTTGTGAAGGACACCACTACCA GCACTGAGCAGATGTTTTCCCATGGGACAGCTGACATCATCCTCGAGGCCTGCACAGACTTTTGGGATGGCACAGATATCTACCCCCTCTCTGGCTCTGACAG GAAGAAGGTGTTGGATTTCTACCAGCGAGCCTGCCTGTCAGGATACTGCTCTGCCTTTGCATACAAGCCAATGCATTGTGCCTTGTCCTCCCAGCTCAATGGGAAGTGCATAGAGCTGGTGCAGGTCCCGGGGCAGAGTGCTATCTTCACGTGCTGTGACCTCCCTGGGACAACCCCCATcaaacagagcagcaggaggaataGCTGGAGCTCAGATG GGATTGGGGAAGTGATGGAGAAGGAAGACTGTATCCAGGCTCTGAGTGGACAGATCTTCATGGGAATGGTCTCATCTCAGTATCAGGCCCGTCTTGACATTGTCCGCCTCATTGATGGACTGGTCAATGCCTGCATCCGTTTTGTCTACTTCTCCCTGGAGGATGAGCTCAAAAGCAAG GTGTTTGCTGAGAAGATGGGTCTGGAGACTGGCTGGAATTGCCACATATCCTTAACACCCAACGGTGACGTGCCTGGCTCAGaaatccctccctccagccccagccacgCTGGCTCCCTGCACGATGACCTGCACCAGG TTTCTCGAGATGACGTGGAGGGGCTTCTGCTCATGGAAGAGGAAGGGCACTCGGATCTCATCAGCTTTCAGCCAACAGACAGTGATATCCCCAGCTTCCTGGAGGACTGTAACAGG gccaAACTCCCTCGGGGGATCCACcaggtgagacctcacctgcaGAACATTGACAATGTGCCTTTGCTGGTGCCTCTCTTCACAGACTGCACCCCAGAGA CCATGTGTGAGATGATCAAGATCATGCAGGAGTATGGGGAGGTGACTTGCTGTCTGGGAAGCTCTGCCAACCTTCGGAACAGCTGCCTCTTCCTGCAAAGTGATATCAG TATAGCACTGGACCCTCTCTACCCATCTCGCTGCTCCTGGGAGACCTTTGGCTATGCCACCAGCACCACCCTGACCAACGTCTCTGATGAGCTCACCCCCCTGCAGCTCTCAGGGCAGCTCAAcagcctgccctgctccatgtcCTTCCGCCAAGAAGAGAGTACCAGCATCATCAGGCTGATAGAGCAG GCCAGGCATGCGACGTACGGGATCCGCAAGTGcttcctcttcctgctgcagtgccagctgaCCTTGGTTGTCATTCAG TTCCTCTCCTGCCTGGTGCAGCTGCCCCCCATcctcagcaccacagacatCGTGTGGCTCTCCTGTTTCTGCTACCCACTGCTCAG TATCTCGCTCCTGGGCAAGCCTCCCCACAGCTCCATCATGACCATGGCAACAGGAAAAAACTTGACTTCCATTCCCAAGAAG ACTCAGCACTACTTCCTGTTCTGCTTCCTGCTGAAATTCAGCCTGACCATCTGCTCCTGCCTCATCTGCTTTGGGTTCACACTGCATGAGTCCTGCAAAGAGGTGAACACCACCAGCCTCAATCTCACAGCCTGCTCCTCCATCATGCTGCACAG CAATGCTGATGGTGCTCCTGACTGGTTTGGGACATTTTCCAACGCTCTTCTTGTAGCCCAGAAGCTCACAGCTGGCCTGATTGTTTTACACACAG tgTTCATATCCATCACCCACGTCCATCGCACCAAACCCCTGTGGAAGAAGAGCCCCCTCTCCAACCGCTGGTGGACGCTCACTGTGGCTGTTGT ATTGCTGGGGCAAGTGGCACAGACTGTGCTGGACCTGAAACTCTGGGAAAACCTCAATTCTTCTTTGACCTTTAACCATGTTTCCATCTCCCCGGTCTCATGGCTCctgggttttctttccttggtcCTTGTGGTTATCATCAATGAGATTGTCAAGCTGCATGAAATCAG
- the TMEM94 gene encoding transmembrane protein 94 isoform X2, which yields MDLKEKCQDEMTSSLGLTTKKALTILRDQLSALLEGHQKERKKVTSWKEVWRSSFLYHGNRCSCFHWPGASLMLLAVLLLLCCYGSQPQGSQGAEIVNALALFLLLLLDLLMIGRQERLKCREVERRLQTIIDKINDTLGKEVKWPDSMYPDLHMPYAPSWSLHWAYRDGHLVNLPVSLLVEGDVVALRPGQESFASLRGIKDDEHIVLEPGDLFPPFSPPPSPRGEVKKGPQNPQLYRLFRVLKTPIIDNVRWCLEMALSRPVTALDNERFTVQSVMLKYAVPIVLAGFLITNAVRFIFKAPGIASWQYTLLQLQVNGVLPILPLLFPVLWILATAFGEARVLAQMSKASSNSLLAKFSEDTLSSYTEMVSSQEMIRCIWSHFLCVLKGKSPTLSFTSSLLHSLGSVTVLCCVDKQGILSWPNPSPETVLFFSGKVEPPHDSHEDLTDELSTRSFCHPEMEDEPHERDALLSGPLADTVHMTNEQERNNWSSDPPKPPDGLAHRKPNSRSKHPSGSNVSFSKDTEGGEEEHTQVVGDSEVLACEAEDFVCDYHLEMLSLSQDQQNPSCIQFDDSNWHMHLNSLKPLGLNVLLNLCNASVTERLCRFSDHLCNIALQETHNAVLPVHVPWGLCELARLIGFTPGAKDLFKQENYLALYRLPSDEMVKETILGKLSSITKRRPPLSHMINLFVKDTTTSTEQMFSHGTADIILEACTDFWDGTDIYPLSGSDRKKVLDFYQRACLSGYCSAFAYKPMHCALSSQLNGKCIELVQVPGQSAIFTCCDLPGTTPIKQSSRRNSWSSDEGIGEVMEKEDCIQALSGQIFMGMVSSQYQARLDIVRLIDGLVNACIRFVYFSLEDELKSKVFAEKMGLETGWNCHISLTPNGDVPGSEIPPSSPSHAGSLHDDLHQVSRDDVEGLLLMEEEGHSDLISFQPTDSDIPSFLEDCNRAKLPRGIHQVRPHLQNIDNVPLLVPLFTDCTPETMCEMIKIMQEYGEVTCCLGSSANLRNSCLFLQSDISIALDPLYPSRCSWETFGYATSTTLTNVSDELTPLQLSGQLNSLPCSMSFRQEESTSIIRLIEQARHATYGIRKCFLFLLQCQLTLVVIQFLSCLVQLPPILSTTDIVWLSCFCYPLLSISLLGKPPHSSIMTMATGKNLTSIPKKTQHYFLFCFLLKFSLTICSCLICFGFTLHESCKEVNTTSLNLTACSSIMLHSNADGAPDWFGTFSNALLVAQKLTAGLIVLHTVFISITHVHRTKPLWKKSPLSNRWWTLTVAVVLLGQVAQTVLDLKLWENLNSSLTFNHVSISPVSWLLGFLSLVLVVIINEIVKLHEIRVRVRYQKRQKLQFETKLGMNSPF from the exons ATGGACCTCAAGGAGAAGTGTCAG GATGAGATGACCTCAAGTTTGGGCCTTACCACAAAGAAGGCCCTCACGATCCTGAGAGACCAGTTGTCAGCACTGCTGGAGGGGCATCAGAAGGAACGGAAAAAAGTGACTTCATGGAAG GAGGTGTGGAGGAGCAGTTTTCTGTACCATGGTAACCGCTGCTCCTGTTTCCACTGGCCTGGTGCATCTCTgatgctgctggcagtgctgctgctgctgtgctgctatGGGAGCCAGCCACAGGGGAG CCAAGGTGCTGAGATAGTTAATGCATTGGcactcttcctcctgctcctcctggatCTCCTCATGATCGGGCGTCAGGAGAGGCTGAAGTGCAGAGAGGTGGAGAGGAGACTTCAGACAATCATTGATAAGATAAACG ATACACTTGGCAAAGAGGTGAAATGGCCAGACTCCATGTACCCTGACCTTCACATGCCTTATGCCCCATCCTGGTCCCTTCACTGGGCCTACAGGGATGGGCATCTTGTCAACCTGCCCGTGAGCCTCTTGGTGGAAGGAGATGTCGTTGCTTTGAGGCCAGGCCAGGAGTCATTTGCTTCTCTGAGAGGGATTAAG GATGATGAGCACATAGTTCTGGAGCCAGGAGATCTGTTTCCACCTTTCTCACCCCCACCCTCCCCAAGGGGAGAAGTGAAGAAGGGACCTCAGAACCCTCAGCTGTATCGTCTCTTCCGGGTCTTGAAGACCCCAATAATTGATAACGTCAG GTGGTGTCTGGAAATGGCTTTGTCACGGCCTGTGACAGCCCTGGACAACGAGAGATTCACTGTGCAGTCAGTGATGCTGAAGTATGCTGTCCCCATTGTGCTG GCTGGATTCCTGATCACCAACGCCGTGCGCTTCATTTTCAAAGCTCCTGGAATTGCTTCTTGGCAGTACACTCTTCTTCAGCTACAG gtgaATGGTGTCTTACCCATCCTTCCGTTGCTCTTTCCCGTCCTGTGGATTCTTGCTACAGCCTTTGGAGAAGCCAGAGTCTTGGCCCAGATGAGCAAGGCCTCATCCAACTCACTG CTTGCTAAGTTTTCAGAGGACACTCTCAGCAGCTACACAGAGATGGTATCTTCTCAG GAAATGATACGCTGTATCTGGAGTCACTTCCTCTGTGTTTTAAAAGGCAAATCCCCAACTCTGAGCTTCACTTCCAGCTTGCTCCACAGTCTGGGATCTGTCACT GTGCTCTGCTGTGTAGACAAGCAGGGGATTCTTTCGTGGCCAAACCCCAGCCCAGAGACTGTTCTATTCTTCAGTGGGAAGGTGGAACCACCTCATGATAGCCATGAAGATCTGACTGATGAGCTCTCTACACGGTCCTTCTGCCATCCTGAGATGGAAGATGAG CCCCATGAAAGAGATGCTTTGCTCTCTGGGCCCTTGGCAGACACAGTCCACATGACCAATGAACAAGAGAGGAACAACTGGTCTAGTGATCCTCCAAAGCCTCCCGATGGCCTTGCCCACCGAAAGCcaaacagcagaagcaaacACCCCTCTGGATCCAATGTGAGCTTTAGCAAGGACACggagggtggagaggaggaGCACACTCAG GTTGTTGGGGACAGCGAGGTGTTGGCTTGTGAGGCCGAAGACTTCGTGTGTGACTACCACCTGGAGATGCTGAGCCTGTCCCAAGACCAGCAGAACCCCTCCTGCATCCAGTTTGATGACTCCAACTGGCACATGCACCTGAATTCCCTGAAACCCCTGGGCCTGAACGTGCTGCTCAACCTCTGCAACGCCAGCGTGACAGAGCGGCTGTGCCGCTTCTCCGACCACCTCTGCAACATCGCCCTCCAGGAAACACACAACGCTGTGCTGCCTGTCCACGTGCCCTGGGGCCTCTGTGAGCTTGCCAGGCTAATAG GTTTCACACCGGGTGCTAAAGATCTCTTCAAGCAGGAGAACTATTTGGCCTTGTACCGCCTGCCAAGTGATGAGATGGTTAAGGAAACAATCCTGGGGAAGCTTTCGTCCATCACCAAGAGGAGACCCCCCCTGAGCCACATGATTAACCTGTTTGTGAAGGACACCACTACCA GCACTGAGCAGATGTTTTCCCATGGGACAGCTGACATCATCCTCGAGGCCTGCACAGACTTTTGGGATGGCACAGATATCTACCCCCTCTCTGGCTCTGACAG GAAGAAGGTGTTGGATTTCTACCAGCGAGCCTGCCTGTCAGGATACTGCTCTGCCTTTGCATACAAGCCAATGCATTGTGCCTTGTCCTCCCAGCTCAATGGGAAGTGCATAGAGCTGGTGCAGGTCCCGGGGCAGAGTGCTATCTTCACGTGCTGTGACCTCCCTGGGACAACCCCCATcaaacagagcagcaggaggaataGCTGGAGCTCAGATG AAGGGATTGGGGAAGTGATGGAGAAGGAAGACTGTATCCAGGCTCTGAGTGGACAGATCTTCATGGGAATGGTCTCATCTCAGTATCAGGCCCGTCTTGACATTGTCCGCCTCATTGATGGACTGGTCAATGCCTGCATCCGTTTTGTCTACTTCTCCCTGGAGGATGAGCTCAAAAGCAAG GTGTTTGCTGAGAAGATGGGTCTGGAGACTGGCTGGAATTGCCACATATCCTTAACACCCAACGGTGACGTGCCTGGCTCAGaaatccctccctccagccccagccacgCTGGCTCCCTGCACGATGACCTGCACCAGG TTTCTCGAGATGACGTGGAGGGGCTTCTGCTCATGGAAGAGGAAGGGCACTCGGATCTCATCAGCTTTCAGCCAACAGACAGTGATATCCCCAGCTTCCTGGAGGACTGTAACAGG gccaAACTCCCTCGGGGGATCCACcaggtgagacctcacctgcaGAACATTGACAATGTGCCTTTGCTGGTGCCTCTCTTCACAGACTGCACCCCAGAGA CCATGTGTGAGATGATCAAGATCATGCAGGAGTATGGGGAGGTGACTTGCTGTCTGGGAAGCTCTGCCAACCTTCGGAACAGCTGCCTCTTCCTGCAAAGTGATATCAG TATAGCACTGGACCCTCTCTACCCATCTCGCTGCTCCTGGGAGACCTTTGGCTATGCCACCAGCACCACCCTGACCAACGTCTCTGATGAGCTCACCCCCCTGCAGCTCTCAGGGCAGCTCAAcagcctgccctgctccatgtcCTTCCGCCAAGAAGAGAGTACCAGCATCATCAGGCTGATAGAGCAG GCCAGGCATGCGACGTACGGGATCCGCAAGTGcttcctcttcctgctgcagtgccagctgaCCTTGGTTGTCATTCAG TTCCTCTCCTGCCTGGTGCAGCTGCCCCCCATcctcagcaccacagacatCGTGTGGCTCTCCTGTTTCTGCTACCCACTGCTCAG TATCTCGCTCCTGGGCAAGCCTCCCCACAGCTCCATCATGACCATGGCAACAGGAAAAAACTTGACTTCCATTCCCAAGAAG ACTCAGCACTACTTCCTGTTCTGCTTCCTGCTGAAATTCAGCCTGACCATCTGCTCCTGCCTCATCTGCTTTGGGTTCACACTGCATGAGTCCTGCAAAGAGGTGAACACCACCAGCCTCAATCTCACAGCCTGCTCCTCCATCATGCTGCACAG CAATGCTGATGGTGCTCCTGACTGGTTTGGGACATTTTCCAACGCTCTTCTTGTAGCCCAGAAGCTCACAGCTGGCCTGATTGTTTTACACACAG tgTTCATATCCATCACCCACGTCCATCGCACCAAACCCCTGTGGAAGAAGAGCCCCCTCTCCAACCGCTGGTGGACGCTCACTGTGGCTGTTGT ATTGCTGGGGCAAGTGGCACAGACTGTGCTGGACCTGAAACTCTGGGAAAACCTCAATTCTTCTTTGACCTTTAACCATGTTTCCATCTCCCCGGTCTCATGGCTCctgggttttctttccttggtcCTTGTGGTTATCATCAATGAGATTGTCAAGCTGCATGAAATCAG